In Malassezia restricta chromosome VII, complete sequence, the sequence CACCGGAAAGTGTCTGAACATCTTGATCAATGATGTTGTCTAAGTTCATAGGCTTCACCACATCGGTCTGGAATTGTGGATGCATGAACGCGGCTTTGATCACTTTCAGAAGTAACATGCGCACAGTGCCCTGGAACTTGGGGGTAATCGTTTGTGGCTTCAACGAGACGTTAAGCTGAGGCAGCCTGTCGGCACCAGTGTCTGGCTCGAGCTTACCTGCCAACATCTTGACGAAGGTAGTCTTGCCGGTACCATTTTCACCCAAGAACACAATGATTTCCGAATTGGTAAAGCTGCCACTATCAATCGACAGCTCGAAGGAACCCAGCTTCTTAGTCATATTCGGGTATGTGAAGTTCGAAGACCTCTCTAATTCAATCTCATCGGCTGTTTCAGCGATCTTGAAAGAAATAGATTCCTGTCGGAATCGCATATTTTCAGCAGGAATATACCCGTCAAGGAAAATGTTGATACCGTCGCGTACGGGACTTGGCATCGTCACCACACCGTACACACTTGGCACACCATACAAGCAACAAATAAAGTCACTCAAGTAATCCAAAACAGACAAATCGTGCTCGACAGCAATGACATACGAGTCCGTATCAAGAAGCGTGCGAATGGTGCGAGCAGCATTCAAACGCTGTTTCACATCCAAGTAAGAAGATGGCTCATCAAACATATACATGTTTGCCTTTTGCACGCAGCTCATAGCGATAGCGAAACGCTGCAGTTCACCACCAGACAAGTTGTGCACATCGCGGTCTAAAATGTTTTGCAGATCGCATGCGGCAATCACCTCATCTTTGTTGTCACGCTGCAGCTTACCTTCAAGAAGTTGGTTGACAGTGGCGCGTGACTTGAGCGCCCGGGGAAGATTGTCCACGTACTGGGGCTTGATCAAGGCTTTAATGTTGTCCTCGAGTACCTTTGTGAAGAAGTTCTG encodes:
- a CDS encoding ATP-binding cassette, subfamily E, member 1 produces the protein MAPSAAPASKEERIAIVNSDKCKPAKCRQECKRSCPVVRMGRQCIEVAPSSKIAFISETLCIGCGICVKKCPFEAINIIKLPTNLENETTHRYSANSFKLHRLPTPRAGQVLGLVGTNGIGKSTALKILAGKQKPNLGRYDDPPDWQEILRYFRGSELQNFFTKVLEDNIKALIKPQYVDNLPRALKSRATVNQLLEGKLQRDNKDEVIAACDLQNILDRDVHNLSGGELQRFAIAMSCVQKANMYMFDEPSSYLDVKQRLNAARTIRTLLDTDSYVIAVEHDLSVLDYLSDFICCLYGVPSVYGVVTMPSPVRDGINIFLDGYIPAENMRFRQESISFKIAETADEIELERSSNFTYPNMTKKLGSFELSIDSGSFTNSEIIVFLGENGTGKTTFVKMLAGKLEPDTGADRLPQLNVSLKPQTITPKFQGTVRMLLLKVIKAAFMHPQFQTDVVKPMNLDNIIDQDVQTLSGGELQRVALVLALGKPADIYLIDEPSAYLDSEQRIQASRVIKRFILHSKKTAMIIEHDIIMATYLADRVIVYEGQPSIKAHARSPESLLTGMNSFLSMLDVSMRRDPTNLRPRVNKHNSIKDKEQKANGQYFFLED